From one Alphaproteobacteria bacterium genomic stretch:
- the greB gene encoding transcription elongation factor GreB: MSKAFTKENDDAEDDLPDTEAALPAGVKNYITPAGFARLEAELDQLTAVERPKVVEVVSWAAGNGDRSENGDYIYGKKRLREIDRRIRFLRKRLAIAEVVDRSRQVQRDRVYFGATVTYATEADEERTVRIVGVDEARQEHGEVSWISPIARALHKAEEGDVVRVRTPAGVEEIEVVRIVYGDD; this comes from the coding sequence GTGAGCAAGGCCTTCACCAAGGAAAACGACGACGCCGAGGACGACCTGCCCGACACCGAGGCGGCGCTGCCGGCCGGCGTGAAGAACTACATCACGCCGGCCGGTTTCGCCCGGCTCGAGGCGGAGCTCGACCAGCTGACCGCGGTCGAGCGCCCGAAGGTGGTCGAGGTGGTGTCGTGGGCCGCCGGCAATGGCGACCGCTCCGAGAACGGCGACTACATCTACGGCAAGAAACGGCTGCGCGAGATCGACCGGCGCATCCGCTTCCTGCGCAAGCGGCTGGCCATCGCCGAGGTGGTCGACCGGAGCCGGCAGGTCCAGCGCGACCGCGTCTATTTCGGCGCCACCGTCACCTACGCCACCGAGGCCGACGAGGAGCGCACCGTCCGCATCGTCGGCGTCGACGAGGCCCGGCAGGAGCATGGCGAGGTCAGCTGGATCTCGCCGATCGCCCGCGCGCTGCACAAGGCCGAGGAAGGCGACGTCGTGCGCGTGCGCACCCCCGCCGGCGTCGAGGAGATCGAGGTGGTGCGGATCGTCTATGGCGACGACTGA
- a CDS encoding adenylate/guanylate cyclase domain-containing protein, whose amino-acid sequence MATTEIDPAPRSYPPFVTLLRRGARGPAAAPAATTVEDIATWLLGDALAEPDLLPLYESLVWRLVAAGLPLARASLHVGTLHPQLLGFAWNWQIDDRLCDEVKVDAASRLTDSFRSNPLSRVIERGETIDIDLADPLQRARFPLMTELAARGISHYLALPLTAGGSYHNAATVATRRPEGFDAGELAAIRRVLAPFALHVERHIAQRIAANVLDTYLGSAAGAQVLHGAITRGSGRAIRAIIWVSDLRGFTDLSDRLPAEAMLGLLNAYFERMAGAVMAHGGDVLKFIGDGMLAVFPFADDAAGATAARAALAAATRALADVGALSEAPPPALAGAAGWQPLRSGIALHEGEVFFGNVGAPERLDFTVIGPGVNAAARVEALCKTLGQPVLLTAPVAGRLADAALDDLGEHRLRGLSRPLRLFAPRPTEA is encoded by the coding sequence ATGGCGACGACTGAAATCGATCCGGCGCCGCGCAGCTACCCGCCGTTCGTCACCCTGCTGCGCCGCGGCGCGCGCGGGCCAGCCGCCGCGCCGGCCGCGACCACGGTCGAGGACATCGCGACCTGGCTGCTCGGCGACGCGCTGGCGGAGCCCGACCTGCTGCCGCTATACGAATCGCTGGTCTGGCGCCTGGTCGCCGCCGGCCTGCCGCTGGCGCGTGCCAGCCTGCATGTCGGCACGCTGCACCCGCAGCTGCTCGGCTTCGCCTGGAACTGGCAGATCGACGACAGGCTGTGCGACGAGGTCAAGGTCGACGCCGCCTCGCGCCTGACCGACAGCTTCCGCAGCAATCCGCTGAGCCGGGTGATCGAGCGCGGCGAGACCATCGACATCGACCTCGCCGATCCGCTGCAGCGGGCCCGCTTCCCGCTGATGACCGAGCTGGCGGCGCGCGGCATCAGCCACTATCTCGCGCTGCCGCTGACCGCGGGCGGCAGCTACCACAACGCCGCCACCGTGGCGACCCGCCGCCCGGAAGGATTCGACGCGGGCGAGCTCGCTGCGATCCGCCGCGTGCTCGCGCCGTTCGCCTTGCATGTCGAGCGGCACATCGCCCAGCGGATCGCCGCCAACGTCCTCGACACCTATCTCGGCTCCGCGGCCGGCGCGCAGGTGCTGCACGGGGCGATCACCCGCGGCTCCGGCCGGGCGATCCGCGCGATCATCTGGGTCTCGGACCTGCGCGGCTTCACCGACCTCAGCGACCGGCTGCCCGCCGAAGCCATGCTCGGCCTGCTCAACGCCTATTTCGAGCGGATGGCCGGCGCCGTGATGGCCCATGGCGGCGACGTGCTGAAGTTCATCGGCGATGGCATGCTCGCGGTATTCCCGTTTGCCGACGATGCCGCGGGCGCAACCGCCGCACGCGCCGCGCTGGCTGCCGCGACCCGCGCCCTTGCCGACGTCGGCGCGCTTAGCGAGGCGCCGCCGCCGGCGCTGGCCGGCGCCGCGGGCTGGCAGCCGCTGCGTTCGGGCATCGCGCTGCACGAGGGCGAGGTGTTCTTCGGCAATGTCGGCGCGCCGGAGCGGCTGGACTTCACCGTGATCGGCCCCGGCGTGAACGCGGCCGCGCGGGTGGAGGCGCTGTGCAAGACCCTCGGGCAGCCGGTACTGCTCACGGCGCCGGTCGCCGGCCGCCTCGCCGATGCCGCACTGGACGACCTCGGCGAGCACCGGTTGCGCGGGCTCTCCCGGCCGCTCAGGCTGTTCGCGCCGCGACCGACTGAGGCTTGA
- a CDS encoding Gfo/Idh/MocA family oxidoreductase: protein MAKPPLRVGLIGSGFMGACHANAWRAVSGIFDVPLEPVLELLADVDDAAAAKNAARFGFRRSTGDWRALVADPEIDVVDVTAPNILHHEIGMAAIAAGKIAYCEKPLANTVADCAALAAAAAAAGVPTAIGYNYLKNPMIGLARDIIQSGEIGEVVGFRGIHAEDYMTDPAAPFSFRNELVGGGVLADLGSHIIAMARFLVAPITEVCGHLHTVVHERPVARGASQMRPVTTDDQVSFLCSFANGAAGVIEASWVAQGRKMQLGFELTGTRGSLAFDAERLNELQLSTMGQPKGREGFKTIWAGPDHPPYGAFCPAPGHQLGFNELKIIEVRDILLALGSPERRPWPDFAEGLAVQQVIEAVRVSAERRSWARVEGV from the coding sequence ATGGCCAAACCGCCGCTTCGCGTCGGCCTGATCGGATCGGGGTTCATGGGCGCCTGCCACGCCAATGCCTGGCGGGCGGTCTCCGGCATCTTCGACGTGCCGCTGGAGCCGGTGCTCGAACTGCTGGCCGACGTCGATGACGCCGCGGCCGCGAAGAACGCGGCGCGGTTCGGCTTCCGCCGGTCGACCGGCGACTGGCGCGCGCTGGTCGCCGATCCCGAGATCGACGTGGTCGACGTCACCGCGCCGAACATCCTGCACCACGAGATCGGCATGGCGGCGATCGCGGCCGGCAAGATCGCCTATTGCGAGAAGCCGCTGGCCAACACCGTGGCCGATTGTGCCGCGCTGGCCGCGGCGGCGGCCGCGGCCGGGGTGCCGACCGCGATCGGCTACAACTATCTGAAGAACCCGATGATCGGGCTGGCCCGCGACATCATCCAGAGCGGCGAGATCGGCGAGGTGGTCGGCTTCCGCGGCATCCATGCCGAGGACTACATGACCGACCCGGCCGCGCCCTTCTCGTTCCGCAACGAGCTGGTCGGCGGCGGCGTGCTGGCCGACCTGGGCAGCCATATCATCGCGATGGCGCGGTTCCTGGTCGCACCGATCACCGAGGTCTGCGGCCATCTGCACACCGTGGTGCACGAGCGGCCGGTGGCGCGCGGCGCGTCGCAGATGCGCCCGGTGACCACCGACGACCAGGTCAGCTTTCTGTGCAGCTTCGCCAACGGCGCCGCCGGCGTGATCGAGGCGAGCTGGGTGGCGCAGGGCCGCAAGATGCAGCTCGGCTTCGAGCTGACCGGCACCCGCGGCTCGCTGGCGTTCGACGCCGAGCGGCTGAACGAGCTGCAGCTGTCGACCATGGGCCAGCCGAAGGGCCGCGAGGGCTTCAAGACCATCTGGGCCGGCCCGGACCACCCGCCCTACGGCGCCTTCTGCCCGGCACCCGGCCACCAGCTCGGCTTCAACGAGCTGAAGATCATTGAGGTGCGCGACATCCTGCTGGCGCTCGGCAGCCCGGAGCGGCGGCCCTGGCCCGACTTCGCCGAGGGCCTGGCGGTGCAGCAGGTGATCGAGGCGGTGCGGGTGTCGGCCGAGCGGCGGAGCTGGGCGAGGGTCGAGGGCGTGTAG
- a CDS encoding hydroxyacid dehydrogenase: MANKAKLVVVGQVHDSGYALLDGRDDVDLVRLDTPTREAVAAEIVDADALAIRTFQLTRDLVEKAEKLRIVSRHGVGYDNLDMAALTERGIPVALVGNVNAVTVAEHTLYLMLTLAKRGFAYDRAMRTNDWAFRDGFAATELAGKTVLICGFGRIGRGVARRCAAFDMRVAICDPMVDDTVVFADGYDYVERFADALPQADFVTLHLPMTAETRHMIGADALARMKPTAFLVNTARGSLVDEAALVAALRAKRIAGAGLDVFEQEPPAADNPLFQLDNVVLSPHIAGLTEECAMRMGQVTIRNVLDMLDGRLDRDLVVNREVL; encoded by the coding sequence ATGGCGAACAAGGCGAAGCTGGTCGTCGTCGGCCAGGTCCACGATTCGGGCTATGCCCTGCTCGACGGGCGCGACGACGTCGACCTGGTCCGGCTCGACACGCCGACCCGCGAGGCGGTGGCGGCCGAGATCGTCGACGCCGACGCGCTGGCGATCCGCACCTTCCAGCTGACCCGCGACCTGGTCGAGAAGGCCGAGAAGCTGCGCATCGTCTCGCGCCACGGCGTCGGCTACGACAACCTGGACATGGCGGCGCTGACCGAGCGCGGCATCCCGGTGGCGCTGGTCGGCAACGTCAACGCGGTGACGGTCGCCGAGCACACGCTCTACCTGATGCTGACGCTGGCAAAGCGCGGCTTCGCCTACGACCGGGCGATGCGCACGAACGACTGGGCATTCCGCGACGGCTTCGCCGCCACCGAACTCGCCGGCAAAACCGTGCTGATCTGCGGCTTCGGGCGCATCGGCCGCGGCGTCGCCCGCCGCTGCGCCGCCTTCGACATGCGGGTGGCGATCTGCGACCCGATGGTCGACGACACGGTCGTCTTTGCCGACGGCTACGACTATGTGGAGCGCTTCGCCGACGCGCTGCCGCAGGCCGACTTCGTCACCCTGCACCTGCCGATGACGGCGGAGACCCGCCACATGATCGGCGCCGATGCGCTGGCGCGGATGAAGCCGACCGCCTTCCTGGTCAACACGGCGCGCGGCAGCCTGGTCGACGAAGCGGCGCTGGTCGCCGCGCTGCGGGCGAAGCGGATCGCCGGCGCCGGGCTCGACGTGTTCGAGCAGGAGCCGCCGGCTGCCGACAACCCGCTGTTCCAGCTCGACAACGTGGTGCTGTCGCCGCACATCGCCGGGCTGACCGAGGAATGCGCGATGCGGATGGGGCAGGTCACCATCCGCAACGTGCTCGACATGCTCGACGGCCGGCTCGACCGCGACCTGGTCGTCAACCGGGAGGTGCTGTGA
- a CDS encoding aldolase/citrate lyase family protein, which produces MRPNPIRQIWASGGAVVNGWLAVPSPYSAEVMAHAGWDSLCVDLQHGNNDYQAAATLFQAISSTKTVPICRVPWNEPGIVGKMLDAGAYGVIAPMVNTRAEAEAFVSATRYPPRGQRSFGPIRGLLYGGPDYAEHANDTVVAIAQVETRESIENLDAICAVPDLDGLYIGPADLALSYGKKPIFDNEDPEMLDLFWRVRDACRKAGKAACIHCGSAAYARRMADEGFQLMTILSDARLMANAAAAAVKAFREGAPAAAPSGGTY; this is translated from the coding sequence ATGCGACCCAATCCGATCCGGCAGATCTGGGCGTCCGGCGGCGCCGTCGTCAACGGCTGGCTGGCGGTGCCGTCGCCCTACTCGGCCGAGGTGATGGCACATGCCGGCTGGGACTCGCTGTGCGTCGACCTGCAGCACGGCAACAACGACTACCAGGCCGCGGCGACGCTGTTCCAGGCGATCTCCTCGACCAAGACCGTGCCGATCTGCCGGGTGCCGTGGAACGAGCCCGGCATCGTCGGCAAGATGCTCGACGCCGGCGCCTATGGCGTGATCGCGCCGATGGTCAACACCCGGGCCGAGGCCGAGGCGTTCGTGTCGGCGACCCGCTATCCGCCGCGCGGCCAGCGCAGCTTCGGGCCGATCCGCGGCCTGCTCTACGGCGGGCCGGACTATGCCGAGCATGCCAACGACACCGTCGTCGCCATCGCCCAGGTCGAGACGCGGGAATCGATCGAGAACCTGGATGCGATCTGCGCGGTGCCGGACCTGGACGGGCTGTACATCGGCCCGGCCGACCTGGCGCTCAGCTACGGCAAGAAGCCGATCTTCGACAACGAGGATCCGGAGATGCTGGACCTGTTCTGGCGGGTGCGCGACGCCTGCAGGAAGGCCGGCAAGGCGGCCTGCATCCATTGCGGGTCGGCGGCCTATGCGCGGCGGATGGCCGACGAGGGCTTCCAGCTGATGACGATCCTGTCCGACGCGCGGCTGATGGCGAATGCCGCGGCGGCCGCGGTCAAGGCGTTCCGCGAGGGCGCGCCGGCGGCCGCGCCGTCCGGCGGCACCTACTGA
- a CDS encoding NAD-dependent succinate-semialdehyde dehydrogenase, whose translation MYEKYGLFIGGTWRGASDGGTYSVLNPATEESLGDAPAATVDDVEAAIAAAEDGLKTWRKTQPWERARIIRRIGELMQERIEDLARTMTLEIGKPLAQSRIELQMSIEQFTWYAEETKRIYGQLVEARTPDHRIMITYQPVGVVAAFSAWNFPAVLSCRKIAPALAAGCAIIVRPSEEGPGTVMGIVKCCEDAGVPPGVVNLLVGKASKISAPIMASTAVRKISLTGSTDVGKLIIRQSADTVKKLSMELGGHAPVLVFDDVDPVKAADTLATAKYRNAGQVCVSPTRFYVHEKSKKAFTERFVEVAKKLKLGNGLDPETEMGPLATRKRLEDIERMVEQTRGEGATLLAGGKRPAGFNRGFFYEPTVFDDVRDDGVLMTEEPFGPVAPLTTFRDFDEVIERANSLEMGLAGFVFTSSQKTANAASERLETGMVGVNTMAIAMAEAPFGGIKQSGFGREGGSLGIKDYLDVKLTSMVMV comes from the coding sequence ATGTACGAGAAATACGGCCTGTTCATCGGCGGTACCTGGCGCGGTGCCTCCGACGGCGGCACCTATTCGGTGCTCAACCCGGCGACCGAGGAGAGCCTGGGCGATGCGCCGGCAGCGACGGTGGACGACGTCGAGGCGGCGATCGCGGCGGCCGAGGACGGGCTGAAGACCTGGCGCAAGACCCAGCCGTGGGAGCGCGCCCGCATCATCCGCCGGATCGGCGAACTGATGCAGGAGCGGATCGAGGACCTGGCCCGGACGATGACGCTGGAGATCGGCAAGCCGCTGGCGCAGTCGCGCATCGAGCTGCAGATGTCGATCGAGCAGTTCACCTGGTACGCCGAGGAGACCAAGCGCATCTACGGCCAGCTGGTCGAGGCGCGCACGCCCGACCACCGCATCATGATCACCTACCAGCCGGTCGGCGTGGTCGCCGCCTTCTCCGCCTGGAACTTCCCGGCGGTGCTGTCGTGCCGCAAGATCGCGCCGGCGCTGGCCGCCGGCTGCGCGATCATCGTGCGCCCGTCCGAGGAGGGGCCGGGCACGGTGATGGGCATCGTCAAATGCTGCGAGGATGCCGGCGTGCCGCCCGGCGTGGTCAACCTGCTGGTCGGCAAGGCCTCGAAGATCTCCGCGCCGATCATGGCCTCGACCGCGGTGCGCAAGATCTCGCTGACCGGCTCGACCGATGTCGGCAAGCTGATCATCCGCCAGTCCGCCGACACGGTGAAGAAGCTGTCGATGGAGCTGGGCGGCCACGCCCCGGTGCTGGTGTTCGACGACGTCGACCCGGTCAAGGCGGCCGACACGCTGGCGACGGCCAAGTACCGCAACGCCGGCCAGGTCTGCGTCTCGCCGACCCGCTTCTACGTGCACGAGAAGTCGAAGAAGGCGTTCACCGAGCGCTTCGTCGAGGTCGCGAAGAAGCTGAAGCTGGGCAACGGCCTCGACCCGGAGACCGAGATGGGGCCGCTCGCCACCCGCAAGCGGCTGGAGGACATCGAGCGGATGGTCGAGCAGACCCGGGGCGAGGGCGCAACGCTGCTGGCCGGCGGCAAGCGGCCGGCCGGGTTCAACCGCGGCTTCTTCTACGAACCGACCGTGTTCGACGACGTGCGCGACGACGGCGTGCTGATGACCGAGGAACCGTTCGGCCCGGTCGCGCCGCTGACCACCTTCCGCGATTTCGACGAGGTGATCGAGCGGGCCAACAGCCTGGAGATGGGCCTGGCCGGCTTCGTGTTCACATCGTCGCAGAAGACGGCCAACGCCGCCTCGGAGCGGCTGGAGACCGGCATGGTCGGCGTCAACACCATGGCCATCGCCATGGCCGAGGCGCCGTTCGGCGGCATCAAGCAGTCGGGCTTCGGCCGCGAGGGCGGCTCGCTCGGCATCAAGGACTATCTCGACGTCAAGCTGACCAGCATGGTGATGGTGTAA
- the iolG gene encoding inositol 2-dehydrogenase produces the protein MIRFAQFGAGRIGVMHARNIAQEPRASLSHIVDVNATAARAVADATGAKVSDRDAALGDPNVDAVLICSATPTHVDLMLAAAAAGKPVLCEKPIDLDYGRAKDCVARLSGIDVPVMIGFNRRFDPHHAALHAAVRNGKIGAVEQVMVTSRDPGLAPMAYLKESGGIFRDMIIHDFDIVRWLLGEEPVTVSAQGSVLVDPDVGSIGDFDSAITTLRTRSGKLAVITNSRRATYGYDQRMEVLGSDGWVHNGNVPESLATVWRADGSHGTPLMNFFIERYDASYRIALNHFIDCVEKGVAPSVGAIDGLRALALAEAADASARNGGAPTAVDGV, from the coding sequence ATGATCCGGTTCGCCCAGTTCGGCGCCGGACGCATCGGGGTCATGCATGCGCGCAACATCGCGCAGGAACCTCGGGCGTCGCTCAGCCATATCGTGGACGTCAACGCAACCGCCGCACGGGCCGTGGCCGATGCCACCGGCGCCAAGGTCAGCGACCGCGACGCCGCGCTCGGCGATCCGAATGTGGATGCGGTGCTGATCTGCTCCGCGACGCCGACCCATGTCGACCTGATGCTCGCCGCCGCGGCCGCCGGCAAGCCGGTGCTGTGCGAGAAGCCGATCGACCTGGACTATGGCCGCGCCAAGGATTGCGTCGCCAGGCTGTCCGGCATCGACGTGCCGGTGATGATCGGCTTCAACCGCCGCTTCGACCCGCACCACGCCGCCCTGCACGCCGCCGTGCGCAACGGCAAGATCGGCGCTGTCGAGCAGGTGATGGTGACCAGCCGCGACCCCGGCCTGGCACCGATGGCCTATCTGAAGGAATCCGGCGGCATCTTCCGCGACATGATCATCCACGACTTCGACATCGTGCGCTGGCTGCTGGGCGAGGAGCCGGTGACGGTGTCCGCCCAGGGCAGCGTGCTGGTCGACCCCGACGTCGGCAGCATCGGCGATTTCGACAGCGCGATCACCACCCTGCGCACCAGGTCGGGCAAGCTGGCGGTGATCACCAACTCGCGCCGCGCCACCTACGGCTACGACCAGCGGATGGAAGTGCTCGGCTCCGACGGCTGGGTGCACAACGGCAACGTGCCGGAATCGCTGGCGACCGTTTGGCGGGCCGACGGCTCCCACGGCACGCCGCTGATGAATTTCTTCATCGAGCGCTACGACGCGTCCTACCGCATCGCGCTCAACCACTTCATCGACTGCGTCGAGAAGGGTGTGGCGCCCAGCGTCGGCGCCATCGACGGCCTGCGCGCGCTGGCGCTGGCCGAGGCGGCGGACGCATCGGCCCGCAACGGCGGCGCGCCGACGGCGGTCGACGGGGTCTGA
- a CDS encoding thiamine pyrophosphate-binding protein — protein sequence MKTVRLTMGQALVRWLTAQKTLIDGEERQLFPGVFAIFGHGNVTCVGEALETVQDVMPTWRGQNEQSMALAAIGYTKAMKRRQIMVSLSSIGPGATNMVTAAGVAHSNRLPILLLSGDIYASRRPDPVLQQVEHFNDPTVSVNDCFKAVTRYWDRITRPEQIIQSLPQALATMLDPADCGPAFIGLCQDIQAEGIRLSRGVLRAEGAPIPRPRPDVEQLVAAADLMKARSGR from the coding sequence ATGAAGACGGTTCGCTTGACCATGGGCCAGGCGCTCGTGCGCTGGCTGACCGCGCAGAAGACGCTGATCGACGGCGAGGAGCGCCAGCTGTTCCCCGGCGTGTTCGCCATCTTCGGCCACGGCAACGTCACCTGCGTCGGCGAGGCGCTGGAAACGGTGCAGGACGTGATGCCGACGTGGCGCGGCCAGAACGAGCAGTCGATGGCGCTGGCCGCGATCGGCTACACCAAGGCGATGAAGCGGCGCCAGATCATGGTGTCGCTCAGCTCGATCGGTCCCGGCGCCACCAACATGGTCACCGCCGCCGGCGTCGCCCACTCCAACCGGCTGCCGATCCTGCTGTTGTCCGGCGACATCTATGCCAGCCGCCGGCCCGACCCGGTGCTGCAGCAGGTCGAGCATTTCAACGACCCGACCGTCAGCGTGAACGACTGCTTCAAGGCGGTCACCCGCTACTGGGACCGCATCACCCGGCCGGAGCAGATCATCCAGTCGCTGCCGCAGGCGCTGGCGACGATGCTGGACCCGGCCGACTGCGGTCCGGCCTTCATCGGCCTGTGCCAGGACATCCAGGCCGAGGGCATTCGACTATCCCGAGGTGTTCTTCGAGCCGAAGGTGCACCCATCCCGCGGCCGCGGCCGGACGTCGAGCAGCTGGTCGCCGCCGCCGACCTCATGAAGGCGCGAAGCGGCCGCTGA
- a CDS encoding thiamine pyrophosphate-dependent enzyme, translated as MFGNEGVRIIGLNAARFDAHKHRSLPVVGDAQVGLTELSAGLGDWKAPDAWIAKGKDEYAKWNATVDKVCAPTNAEVPSYAQVVGAINRLCDPTDYAVSAAGGLPGELAKNWRAKAVDVFDAEFGFSCMGYEISGAWGAAMARPDRDTLVFIGDGSYLMMNSDIYSSVLTGHKLIVIVCDNAASA; from the coding sequence GTGTTCGGCAACGAGGGCGTGCGCATCATCGGGCTCAACGCCGCCCGCTTCGACGCCCACAAGCACCGCTCGCTGCCGGTGGTCGGCGACGCCCAGGTCGGCCTGACCGAGCTGTCGGCCGGGCTCGGCGACTGGAAGGCGCCGGACGCCTGGATCGCCAAGGGCAAGGACGAATACGCCAAGTGGAACGCCACGGTGGACAAGGTCTGCGCACCGACCAACGCCGAGGTGCCGAGCTATGCCCAGGTGGTCGGCGCCATCAACCGGCTGTGCGACCCGACCGACTATGCCGTCTCGGCCGCCGGCGGGCTGCCCGGCGAGCTGGCCAAGAACTGGCGCGCCAAGGCGGTCGACGTGTTCGACGCCGAGTTCGGCTTCAGCTGCATGGGCTACGAGATCTCCGGCGCCTGGGGCGCGGCGATGGCGCGGCCCGACCGCGACACCCTGGTGTTCATCGGCGACGGCTCGTACCTGATGATGAACTCCGACATCTATTCGTCGGTGCTGACCGGCCACAAGCTGATCGTCATCGTCTGCGACAACGCGGCTTCAGCGTGA
- a CDS encoding thiamine pyrophosphate-dependent enzyme produces the protein MIERLQVAKGSPAFNNRFETVRKKQLVEVDFAKHAESMGAIAETVTGIGDLEAAFRRAKQNDRTTVIVLKTDPYTWTPGDAWWQTGVPEVNTRQAVKDALKAHVDGMARQRVGV, from the coding sequence GTGATCGAGCGGCTGCAGGTCGCCAAGGGCAGCCCGGCCTTCAACAACCGCTTCGAGACCGTGCGCAAGAAGCAGCTGGTCGAGGTCGATTTCGCCAAGCACGCCGAATCGATGGGCGCGATCGCCGAGACCGTCACCGGCATCGGCGACCTGGAGGCGGCGTTCCGCCGCGCCAAGCAGAACGACCGCACCACGGTGATCGTGCTGAAGACCGACCCCTACACCTGGACGCCGGGCGACGCCTGGTGGCAGACCGGCGTGCCGGAGGTCAACACCCGCCAGGCGGTGAAGGACGCGCTGAAGGCCCATGTCGACGGCATGGCCCGCCAGCGCGTCGGCGTCTGA
- a CDS encoding lyase, with protein sequence MCVGRPNSLPAAMLAVLLQTLLLVSEAAPALAFDPATVTIERFDVPGGARPYDVAPAADGGVWYTAQRQGALGWLDPATGAIEQIPLGPGSAPHGVIVGPDGAAWVTDGGQNAIVRVDPATRAVAVYPLPADSGYANLNTAAFDGNGVLWFTGQNGIYGRLDPADPQVQVWPAPEGRGPYGIAATPAGEIYYASLAGSHIARIDTATGAATVIEPPTPNQGARRVWSDSRGRIWVSEWNAGQLSPYDPADGGWQSWRLPGADPHAYAVYVDETDAVWVSDFGANAVHRFDPVLERFDSFASDRADANVRQILGRPGEVWLPESGVNRLVVIRWQ encoded by the coding sequence ATGTGCGTCGGCCGACCCAATTCGTTGCCGGCGGCCATGCTGGCGGTGCTGTTGCAGACCCTGCTGCTGGTTTCGGAAGCTGCGCCGGCGCTGGCCTTCGATCCGGCCACCGTCACGATCGAGCGATTCGACGTGCCCGGCGGCGCGCGGCCGTACGACGTGGCGCCGGCGGCGGACGGCGGGGTCTGGTACACCGCGCAGCGGCAGGGCGCGCTGGGCTGGCTCGACCCGGCGACCGGCGCCATCGAGCAGATCCCGCTCGGCCCCGGCTCGGCGCCGCACGGCGTGATCGTCGGCCCGGACGGCGCCGCCTGGGTCACCGACGGCGGCCAGAACGCCATCGTCCGGGTCGATCCGGCGACCCGCGCGGTCGCGGTCTACCCGCTGCCGGCCGACAGCGGCTATGCCAACCTGAACACCGCGGCCTTCGACGGCAACGGCGTGCTGTGGTTCACCGGCCAGAACGGCATCTACGGCCGGCTCGACCCGGCCGACCCGCAGGTGCAGGTCTGGCCCGCGCCGGAGGGGCGCGGCCCCTATGGCATCGCCGCGACGCCGGCCGGCGAGATCTACTATGCCAGCCTGGCCGGCAGCCACATCGCCCGCATCGACACCGCCACCGGCGCCGCCACGGTGATCGAGCCGCCGACGCCGAACCAGGGCGCGCGCCGGGTCTGGTCCGACAGCCGCGGCCGCATCTGGGTCAGCGAATGGAACGCCGGCCAGCTCAGCCCCTACGACCCGGCGGACGGCGGCTGGCAGTCGTGGCGGCTGCCGGGCGCCGACCCGCACGCCTATGCCGTCTATGTCGACGAGACCGACGCGGTCTGGGTCTCGGACTTCGGCGCCAACGCCGTCCATCGTTTCGACCCGGTGCTGGAGCGGTTCGACAGCTTCGCCAGCGACCGGGCCGATGCCAACGTCCGCCAGATCCTCGGCCGCCCCGGCGAGGTCTGGCTGCCCGAGTCCGGCGTCAACCGGCTGGTGGTGATCCGTTGGCAATAG